Proteins co-encoded in one Streptomyces sp. SLBN-31 genomic window:
- a CDS encoding MurT ligase domain-containing protein → MSGNSDPLTPRAKLAVTAGKAVAAASRAAGRGSGSVIGGRVALKLDPDLLARLAQNLDVVLVSATNGKTTTTRLIAEALRAAGPVVSNALGANMPAGITSALAGSSDARYGVIEVDEKYLAGVARDTAPKCIALLNLSRDQLDRAAETRMLAENWREGLAGSKAVVVANCDDPLVVWAASSSPNVVWVAAGQMWKDDAWSCPSCGGVMQRPGDDWFCGECGFRRPTPSWALSGDHVLDPHGSAWPIHLQLPGRANKANAASSAAVAAVFGVPPQVALERMWQVQAVAGRYDVVQFQGRDLRLLLAKNPAGWLETFSLIDPPPTPVILSVNARGADGTDTSWLWDVDYTRLSGHPICVIGDRKLDLAVRLEVANQNFQVCDNLDQAVQASPPGRIEVIANYTAFQDLRRRVGN, encoded by the coding sequence ATGTCAGGCAACTCGGACCCGCTCACGCCGCGGGCCAAGCTGGCCGTGACCGCGGGCAAGGCGGTCGCAGCGGCATCGCGAGCCGCGGGGCGCGGCAGCGGTTCGGTGATCGGCGGCCGGGTGGCGCTCAAACTCGACCCCGACCTTCTCGCCCGGCTCGCCCAGAACCTGGACGTGGTCCTGGTCTCCGCGACGAACGGCAAGACGACCACGACCCGGCTCATCGCCGAGGCGCTGCGGGCCGCCGGACCCGTCGTCTCCAACGCCCTCGGCGCCAACATGCCCGCCGGTATCACCTCGGCGCTGGCCGGCAGCTCCGACGCGCGCTACGGCGTCATCGAGGTCGACGAGAAGTACCTTGCGGGCGTGGCCCGGGACACCGCCCCGAAGTGCATCGCCCTGCTCAACCTCTCCCGCGACCAGCTCGACCGCGCCGCCGAGACCCGCATGCTGGCGGAGAACTGGCGTGAGGGGCTCGCGGGTTCGAAGGCCGTCGTCGTCGCCAACTGCGACGACCCGCTGGTCGTGTGGGCGGCCTCCTCCTCCCCCAACGTCGTCTGGGTCGCCGCCGGGCAGATGTGGAAGGACGACGCCTGGTCCTGCCCGTCCTGCGGTGGCGTGATGCAGCGGCCCGGCGACGACTGGTTCTGCGGTGAGTGCGGCTTCCGGCGGCCCACGCCGAGCTGGGCGCTCTCCGGTGACCACGTGCTCGACCCGCACGGCTCGGCGTGGCCGATCCATCTGCAGCTGCCGGGCCGCGCCAACAAGGCCAACGCCGCCTCCTCGGCCGCCGTCGCCGCCGTCTTCGGGGTGCCCCCGCAGGTCGCCCTGGAGCGCATGTGGCAGGTGCAGGCCGTCGCGGGCCGTTACGACGTGGTGCAGTTCCAGGGGCGTGACCTGCGGCTGCTGCTGGCGAAGAACCCGGCGGGCTGGCTCGAAACGTTCAGCCTGATCGATCCGCCGCCGACCCCGGTGATCCTCTCGGTGAACGCGCGCGGCGCCGACGGCACCGACACCTCCTGGCTGTGGGACGTCGACTACACGCGCCTGTCCGGTCACCCGATCTGCGTGATCGGCGACCGCAAGCTGGACCTGGCGGTGCGTCTGGAGGTCGCGAACCAGAACTTCCAGGTGTGCGACAACCTCGACCAGGCGGTCCAGGCGAGCCCGCCGGGCCGGATCGAGGTCATCGCCAACTACACCGCCTTCCAGGACCTGCGCCGCCGCGTCGGCAACTGA
- a CDS encoding sensor histidine kinase: MSGFLAGLCVAALPLLAAGFWLGRRTARPESLGGLGTPVEHATFQTLHTASLAAPPLRAGLTEETARKSARRLRSLLGTDALCLTDQKDVLVWDGVGGHHRTQIMERLAGPLETGRGEAFRLHCEHPDCPVRWAVVAPLTVDDRVHGALVACAPRESAVLVRAAGEVARWVSVQLELADLDQSRTRLIEAEIKALRAQISPHFIFNSLAVIASFVRTDPERARELLLEFADFTRYSFRRHGDFTTLADELHAIDHYLALVRARFGDRLSVTLQIAPEVLPVTLPFLCLQPLVENAVKHGLEGGAVSAGGKCRISITAQDAGAEALVVIEDDGVGMDPVVLRRILAGEVSPSGGIGLSNVDDRLRQVYGDDYGLVIETAVGAGMKVTARLPKYQPGVHSAGRITQELGGFSGDLAGE; encoded by the coding sequence GTGAGCGGTTTCCTGGCCGGCCTGTGCGTGGCCGCGCTCCCGCTGCTGGCGGCCGGGTTCTGGCTGGGCCGGCGCACGGCCCGCCCCGAGAGCCTCGGCGGCCTCGGCACCCCGGTCGAGCACGCCACCTTCCAGACCCTGCACACCGCCTCCCTCGCCGCGCCCCCGCTGCGCGCGGGCCTGACGGAGGAGACCGCCCGCAAGTCGGCCCGCAGACTGCGCTCGCTGCTGGGCACCGACGCGCTGTGCCTGACCGACCAGAAGGACGTCCTGGTCTGGGACGGTGTGGGCGGCCATCACCGCACGCAGATCATGGAACGGCTCGCCGGCCCGCTGGAGACCGGCCGCGGCGAGGCCTTCCGCCTGCACTGCGAGCACCCCGACTGCCCGGTGCGCTGGGCGGTGGTCGCCCCGCTCACCGTCGACGACCGGGTGCACGGGGCCCTGGTGGCCTGCGCGCCGCGCGAGTCCGCCGTGCTGGTCCGCGCGGCCGGGGAAGTGGCCCGCTGGGTCAGCGTCCAGCTCGAACTCGCCGACCTCGACCAGTCCCGAACCCGCCTGATCGAGGCCGAGATCAAGGCGCTGCGCGCCCAGATCTCCCCGCACTTCATCTTCAACTCGCTCGCGGTGATCGCCTCGTTCGTCCGCACCGACCCCGAACGCGCCCGTGAACTGCTCCTGGAGTTCGCCGACTTCACCCGCTACTCGTTCCGCCGGCACGGCGACTTCACCACCCTCGCCGACGAACTCCACGCCATCGACCACTACTTGGCGCTCGTCAGGGCCCGCTTCGGCGACCGGCTCTCCGTCACCCTGCAGATCGCCCCCGAGGTGCTGCCGGTCACCCTGCCCTTCCTGTGCCTGCAGCCGCTCGTCGAGAACGCCGTCAAGCACGGACTGGAGGGCGGGGCCGTCTCCGCCGGGGGCAAGTGCCGCATCTCCATCACCGCGCAGGACGCCGGCGCCGAGGCGCTGGTCGTCATCGAGGACGACGGCGTGGGCATGGACCCGGTCGTGCTGCGCCGCATCCTCGCCGGCGAGGTCAGTCCCTCCGGCGGCATCGGCCTGTCCAACGTCGACGACCGGCTCCGGCAGGTCTACGGCGACGACTACGGGCTCGTCATCGAGACCGCCGTGGGCGCGGGCATGAAGGTCACCGCCCGGCTGCCCAAGTACCAGCCGGGCGTGCACTCCGCGGGGCGGATCACCCAGGAGCTCGGGGGGTTCTCCGGTGACCTCGCCGGGGAGTGA
- a CDS encoding inositol monophosphatase family protein — translation MERELAIATELAQWAADRIRRPRATDEVREKASPADIVTDTDEAVETHVRAVLRREFPQYGIEGEEYGVHEGAPGAPHWVIDPVDGTTNYAHGIGWCSFSLGLATAQGEPLLGVVADPWRGEIFSAVKGGGARLNGRPVHAAAHDTLTGHAFLTEWAAHAHWPGMDDLLRELAARHCTVRIMGSTALSLVQVAAGRAVAAAIGEFHPVDALPPLLIATEAGAVAVPELPAYGTPLLLVAPRAAAEATALWEKSVPRRGE, via the coding sequence ATGGAGCGGGAACTCGCGATCGCCACGGAACTCGCGCAGTGGGCCGCGGACCGCATCCGCCGGCCCCGCGCCACGGACGAGGTGCGAGAGAAGGCCTCCCCGGCCGACATCGTGACGGACACGGACGAGGCGGTGGAGACCCACGTCCGTGCCGTGCTGCGCCGGGAGTTCCCGCAGTACGGCATCGAGGGCGAGGAGTACGGCGTCCACGAGGGCGCGCCCGGCGCCCCGCACTGGGTGATCGACCCCGTGGACGGTACGACGAACTACGCGCACGGCATCGGCTGGTGCTCGTTCTCCCTCGGCCTGGCCACGGCACAGGGCGAGCCGCTGCTGGGCGTGGTGGCCGACCCGTGGCGCGGTGAGATCTTCTCGGCGGTCAAGGGTGGCGGCGCCCGCCTCAACGGCCGGCCGGTGCACGCGGCCGCCCACGACACCCTGACCGGCCACGCGTTCCTGACGGAATGGGCCGCCCACGCCCACTGGCCCGGCATGGACGACCTGCTGCGGGAGCTCGCGGCCCGCCACTGCACGGTGCGGATCATGGGGTCGACGGCCCTGTCGCTGGTACAGGTCGCGGCCGGCCGGGCCGTCGCGGCGGCCATCGGCGAGTTCCATCCCGTGGACGCCCTGCCACCGCTGCTGATCGCGACGGAGGCGGGCGCAGTGGCGGTGCCGGAGCTTCCGGCGTACGGCACCCCGTTGCTGCTCGTCGCCCCGCGGGCGGCGGCCGAGGCCACGGCCCTGTGGGAGAAGTCGGTGCCGCGCCGGGGCGAGTGA
- a CDS encoding serine/threonine-protein kinase: MHPGSPTSGVGRVIAGRYLLLNRLGSGGMGHVWLAHDQRLACEVALKEIVFRDPDPAGEEREARVARARAEARYAAGLRGHPHVVTVHDVLEHEGLPWIVMEYVAGATDLRDLVERRGPLAPAECARVGLAVLDALNSGHERGVMHRDVKPANILLAPDRTGAPYGRVLLTDYGISVRPDAGETRYTLASVLVGTSGYLAPERATGGPPTPAADLFSLGCTLYCAVEGHGPFERESNLAEVTAVVMEEPRPAVRAGALGPVLRSLLEKDPGRRPSASQAEAALSEIVTPRAEPYARTRTDLGSQPPWAGVAPAPPPPAPAPDGFGPVGAPPSAPRHRREVPRVLRAVLAASLGLLLALGGVWYAMARQGGGGGTGKAPPYGSAVGLVRPLKDGDCVLADWPGAGRFAGTPRLTLDPSCGARAPDGQVMAFAAATSADEARKEGPARCEERTQEIRERLADVRSLAVVPTGAGFEAAGRRTACLVLGAHGPVYGPLGAHRRLGSSFTDTANMQRRDCLRTTSDRNAGLVSCSGPHDEQVLGFTRLGSDVTLTEARTRSDAACAKDVPPRDYGFDPSVYTSGSWTSQGPWKSGTHFVVCTVRKQNGGTMEEGDES, encoded by the coding sequence ATGCATCCAGGATCACCGACGTCGGGAGTGGGCCGGGTCATCGCCGGCCGTTATCTGCTGCTCAACCGCCTCGGCAGCGGCGGCATGGGCCATGTGTGGCTCGCCCACGACCAGAGACTCGCGTGCGAGGTGGCGCTGAAGGAGATCGTGTTCCGCGACCCCGACCCGGCGGGCGAGGAGCGGGAGGCCCGGGTCGCGCGGGCGCGCGCGGAGGCCCGGTACGCGGCGGGGCTGCGCGGTCACCCGCACGTGGTCACGGTGCACGACGTGCTGGAGCACGAGGGGCTGCCGTGGATCGTCATGGAGTACGTGGCGGGCGCCACGGATCTGCGCGACCTGGTCGAGCGGCGCGGCCCGCTCGCGCCGGCGGAGTGCGCCCGCGTCGGCCTCGCCGTCCTCGACGCACTGAACTCCGGACACGAGAGGGGAGTGATGCACCGGGACGTGAAGCCGGCCAACATCCTGCTGGCGCCGGACCGCACCGGGGCGCCGTACGGCCGTGTCCTGCTCACCGACTACGGCATCTCGGTGCGGCCGGACGCCGGGGAGACCCGGTACACGCTGGCGTCGGTGCTGGTGGGGACGTCCGGCTATCTGGCGCCGGAGCGGGCCACGGGCGGTCCGCCGACCCCGGCCGCCGACCTGTTCTCGCTGGGCTGCACCCTGTACTGCGCCGTCGAGGGCCACGGTCCCTTCGAGCGGGAGTCCAACCTGGCCGAGGTCACGGCGGTGGTGATGGAGGAGCCGCGTCCGGCGGTGCGGGCCGGCGCGCTGGGCCCCGTACTGCGGAGTCTGCTGGAGAAGGATCCCGGGCGGCGGCCGTCGGCATCGCAGGCGGAGGCAGCGCTGTCGGAGATCGTGACGCCGCGGGCCGAACCGTACGCCCGGACCAGGACCGATCTCGGCTCGCAGCCGCCATGGGCGGGTGTGGCCCCCGCGCCGCCCCCGCCGGCCCCCGCACCGGACGGTTTCGGACCCGTCGGCGCGCCCCCGTCCGCTCCCCGGCACCGCCGGGAGGTTCCCCGCGTGCTGCGCGCCGTCCTCGCCGCCTCGCTCGGCCTGCTGCTGGCGCTGGGCGGCGTCTGGTACGCCATGGCCCGCCAGGGCGGCGGAGGCGGTACGGGGAAGGCGCCGCCGTACGGCTCGGCGGTCGGGCTGGTCCGGCCGTTGAAGGACGGTGACTGCGTGCTCGCGGACTGGCCCGGAGCGGGCCGCTTCGCCGGCACGCCCCGGCTGACGTTAGATCCCTCGTGCGGCGCCCGGGCGCCGGACGGGCAGGTGATGGCGTTCGCGGCGGCGACCTCGGCGGACGAGGCCCGCAAGGAGGGGCCGGCGCGGTGCGAGGAACGGACCCAGGAGATCCGGGAGCGGCTGGCGGACGTCCGTAGCCTCGCCGTCGTGCCGACCGGGGCCGGTTTCGAGGCGGCGGGGCGGCGGACGGCCTGTCTGGTGCTGGGCGCGCACGGACCCGTGTACGGCCCGCTGGGCGCTCACCGCAGGCTGGGCTCGTCCTTCACCGACACGGCGAACATGCAGCGCCGGGACTGTCTGCGGACCACGTCCGATCGGAACGCCGGCCTGGTCTCGTGCTCCGGCCCGCACGACGAGCAGGTGCTCGGTTTCACCCGGCTGGGCAGCGACGTCACGCTCACCGAGGCCCGGACGCGGTCGGACGCGGCCTGCGCGAAGGACGTGCCGCCGCGCGACTACGGCTTCGACCCGTCGGTCTACACGTCCGGGTCCTGGACCAGCCAGGGCCCCTGGAAGTCGGGCACGCATTTCGTCGTGTGCACCGTCAGGAAGCAGAACGGGGGCACCATGGAGGAGGGGGACGAATCCTGA
- a CDS encoding PASTA domain-containing protein, whose protein sequence is MQRTGKSAIRRIAVLLVLVLAVGGCDRSPPLTLVRAVAAGVPALSPFFDEHRGLGHDQALRPSIGRGSLQQGDTPGLYGGTRETSVCDVRELKAFLTDPAHHQKAQAWAAALDITTDRIPGYLDRLTPVLLRHDTLVRNHDYKKGRATPFDSLLQAGIAVLVDEQGLPAVKCSCGNPLRPFAGDTKRVSVTFGNGNRKWRGYERSSVVAVRPAPRRLDRLALVDVTDPARGIARPVGTTGGHDTSFDAGRPRTVPDLIGTTFAEASRLLTGQGLAVGYAGKTRPADDAQVTVADPPAGTRLRFGQYVTLSTTEGTSSGPGTSGTPTAPPAASPSPQPSSPSRTSKAPPSSPSSPSPPSSSSSSSSSSSSSSSAPKTGSPGTGAPATSSAPPPPPSSAPVVTTSAPPPSSAPVTTSAPAESEPVSSGPASSAIT, encoded by the coding sequence ATGCAAAGGACCGGGAAATCGGCGATTCGCAGGATCGCCGTGCTGCTCGTCCTCGTACTGGCGGTCGGCGGATGTGATCGCAGCCCGCCACTGACCCTGGTACGGGCGGTCGCCGCGGGCGTTCCCGCCCTCTCGCCGTTCTTCGACGAACACCGCGGCCTGGGCCACGACCAGGCATTACGCCCGTCGATCGGGCGCGGCAGCCTGCAACAGGGGGACACTCCCGGCCTGTACGGGGGCACGCGTGAGACGAGTGTCTGTGACGTCCGAGAACTCAAGGCTTTTCTCACGGACCCCGCCCATCACCAAAAGGCACAGGCGTGGGCGGCGGCACTCGACATCACCACCGACCGCATTCCGGGATATCTGGACCGGCTCACTCCCGTTCTCCTGCGTCACGACACTCTCGTTCGGAATCACGACTACAAAAAGGGAAGGGCGACTCCGTTCGACTCCCTGCTGCAGGCCGGAATCGCCGTTCTCGTCGACGAACAGGGACTTCCGGCCGTGAAGTGTTCGTGCGGAAATCCCCTGCGGCCTTTCGCGGGTGACACGAAGCGCGTTTCGGTCACGTTCGGAAACGGCAACCGGAAGTGGCGGGGATATGAGCGATCCTCCGTGGTGGCGGTGCGTCCGGCGCCCCGGCGGCTGGACCGGCTCGCTCTGGTCGACGTCACCGACCCCGCCCGCGGCATCGCCCGGCCGGTGGGCACGACAGGCGGCCACGACACGTCCTTCGACGCGGGCAGGCCTCGCACGGTGCCCGATCTGATCGGGACGACGTTCGCCGAGGCGAGCCGGCTGCTGACCGGGCAGGGGCTGGCCGTCGGCTATGCCGGAAAGACGCGGCCCGCCGACGATGCGCAGGTCACGGTCGCTGATCCGCCGGCGGGTACGCGACTGCGATTCGGGCAGTACGTGACCTTGAGCACGACCGAGGGGACCTCGTCGGGCCCGGGCACGTCCGGGACGCCGACCGCTCCCCCGGCCGCCTCGCCGTCCCCGCAGCCTTCGTCGCCGTCCAGGACGTCCAAGGCCCCGCCTTCGTCGCCCTCGTCCCCTTCACCCCCTTCATCCTCGTCGTCCTCGTCGTCCTCGTCGTCCTCGTCGTCGTCCGCGCCGAAGACCGGCTCGCCCGGGACCGGCGCTCCGGCGACGAGCAGCGCACCACCGCCGCCGCCCAGCAGCGCCCCGGTGGTCACCACCAGCGCGCCGCCCCCGTCGAGCGCGCCCGTCACCACCAGTGCCCCCGCCGAGAGCGAGCCCGTTTCCTCCGGGCCCGCGTCGAGCGCGATCACTTAG
- a CDS encoding 6-phosphofructokinase — protein sequence MRIGVLTSGGDCPGLNAVIRSVVHRAVVDHGDEVIGFRDGWKGLLECDYLKLDLDAVGGILARGGTILGSSRVQPSHLRDGVARAREHVQELGLDAIIPIGGEGTLKAARLMSDNGLPIVGVPKTIDNDIAVTDVTFGFDTAVGVATEALDRLKTTAESHQRVLVVEVMGRHTGWIALHSGMAAGAHAIVVPERPFDIEELAARVGARFDQGKRFAIVVAAEGAKPRAGTMDFDEGGKDIYGHERFAGIARQLSIELEERLGKEARPVILGHVQRGGTPTAYDRVLATRFGWHAVEAVHRGEFGHMTALRGTDIVMVSLAEAVETLKTVPAQRYDEAECVL from the coding sequence ATGCGCATTGGTGTCCTCACGTCCGGCGGCGACTGCCCCGGCCTGAACGCCGTCATCCGGTCCGTCGTCCACCGTGCCGTCGTCGACCACGGTGACGAGGTCATCGGCTTCCGGGACGGCTGGAAGGGCCTCCTCGAGTGCGACTACCTCAAGCTCGACCTCGACGCGGTGGGCGGCATCCTGGCCCGCGGCGGCACCATCCTCGGCTCCTCCCGGGTCCAGCCCTCGCACCTGCGCGACGGCGTGGCACGGGCCAGGGAGCACGTCCAGGAACTCGGTCTGGACGCGATCATCCCGATCGGCGGCGAGGGCACGCTGAAGGCGGCCCGGCTGATGTCCGACAACGGTCTGCCGATCGTCGGGGTCCCCAAGACGATCGACAACGACATCGCCGTCACGGACGTCACCTTCGGCTTCGACACGGCCGTGGGCGTGGCGACCGAGGCACTGGACCGGCTGAAGACCACCGCCGAGTCCCACCAGCGGGTGCTGGTCGTGGAGGTCATGGGCCGGCACACCGGCTGGATCGCCCTGCACTCCGGCATGGCGGCCGGCGCGCACGCCATCGTCGTCCCCGAGCGGCCCTTCGACATCGAGGAGCTGGCCGCCCGCGTGGGCGCCCGCTTCGACCAGGGCAAGCGGTTCGCCATCGTGGTCGCCGCGGAGGGCGCCAAGCCGAGGGCCGGGACCATGGACTTCGACGAGGGCGGCAAGGACATCTACGGGCACGAACGGTTCGCCGGCATCGCCCGTCAGCTGTCGATCGAGCTGGAGGAGCGCCTCGGCAAGGAGGCCCGGCCCGTGATCCTCGGTCACGTCCAGCGCGGCGGCACACCGACGGCGTACGACCGGGTGCTGGCCACGCGGTTCGGCTGGCACGCGGTGGAGGCCGTGCACCGCGGCGAGTTCGGCCACATGACGGCGCTGCGCGGCACCGACATCGTGATGGTGTCGCTGGCGGAGGCCGTCGAGACCCTGAAGACGGTGCCGGCCCAGCGCTACGACGAAGCGGAGTGCGTCCTCTAG
- a CDS encoding cytochrome c oxidase assembly protein, with amino-acid sequence MDHSGHGMTMDLPPFTLGRGLEWSADPFFLVACLLGLALYGWGVVRLRRRGDTWPVGRTISFVTGVLTIGLVMCTALNDYGMVMFSVHMVQHMIISMLSPILILLGAPVTLALRALPTAGKGRKGPRELLLMLLHSRYMRIITHPAFTIPMFIASLYALYFTPLFDFLMGSKTGHVAMMVHFLAVGVVFFWPIIGVDPGPQRPGHLMRMLELFAGMPFHAFFGIALMMASTPMVETFKNPPASLGIDALSDQTAAGGIAWAFSEVPSVLVLLALLFQWYSSEQRQAKRKDRAADRDGDKELEAYNAYLASLNARGH; translated from the coding sequence ATGGATCACAGCGGGCACGGCATGACCATGGACCTGCCGCCGTTCACGCTGGGACGGGGTCTGGAATGGTCCGCGGACCCGTTCTTCCTCGTCGCCTGCCTGCTGGGGCTGGCGCTGTACGGCTGGGGTGTCGTGCGGCTGCGGCGGCGCGGGGACACATGGCCGGTGGGCCGGACCATCTCCTTCGTCACCGGCGTGCTGACCATCGGGCTGGTGATGTGCACCGCCCTCAACGACTACGGCATGGTCATGTTCAGCGTGCACATGGTGCAGCACATGATCATCAGCATGCTGTCGCCGATCCTGATCCTGCTCGGCGCCCCCGTGACCCTCGCCCTGCGCGCGCTGCCGACCGCGGGCAAGGGCCGCAAGGGGCCGCGCGAGCTGCTGCTGATGCTGCTGCACAGCCGCTACATGCGGATCATCACGCACCCGGCGTTCACCATTCCGATGTTCATCGCGAGCCTGTACGCGCTGTACTTCACCCCGCTGTTCGACTTCCTGATGGGGTCGAAGACGGGACACGTCGCGATGATGGTGCACTTCCTCGCCGTCGGTGTCGTGTTCTTCTGGCCGATCATCGGCGTGGACCCGGGCCCGCAGCGGCCGGGCCACCTGATGCGGATGCTGGAGCTGTTCGCGGGCATGCCGTTCCATGCGTTCTTCGGCATCGCGCTGATGATGGCGTCGACGCCGATGGTCGAGACGTTCAAGAACCCCCCGGCCTCCCTGGGCATCGACGCCCTGTCCGACCAGACCGCGGCCGGCGGCATCGCCTGGGCGTTCAGCGAGGTCCCGTCCGTACTGGTGCTCCTCGCCCTGCTGTTCCAGTGGTACAGCTCCGAACAGCGCCAGGCCAAACGCAAGGACCGGGCCGCCGACCGGGACGGCGACAAGGAACTCGAGGCCTACAACGCCTATTTGGCCTCATTGAACGCGCGCGGACACTGA
- a CDS encoding cation acetate symporter — translation MNSGYAVPAVALVVVATVLVGAFGLRVSRTTSDFYVASRTVGPRLNAAAISGEYLSAASFLGIAGLVLIQGPDMLWYPVGYTAGYLVLLLFVAAPLRRSGAYTLPDFAEARLASYGVRRLAGAFVVGVGWLYLLPQLQGAGLTLTVLTGAPDGLGGVIVAFVVVATVAAGGMRSITFVQAFQYWLKLTALLVPALFLALAWQSDGAPHHAFAEPATFREQRSVRVADSLDLRLERPLTVTVTGTVDGSPHDGGHVRLAAGTHHIAQGTRLTFAKGTAVPSADPGTNGGMSTSLASGREERPLYATYGLILATFLGTMGLPHVVVRFYTSPHGVAARRTTVAVLGLIGAFYLLPPLYGALGRLYTPELALSGDADAAVLLLPDRMIGGVGGDLLGALLAGGAFAAFLSTASGLTMAVAGVLTQDVLPTRGVRHFRLGTVLAMAVPLAASLLVGGLPVADAVGLAFAVSASSFCPLLVLGIWWRRLTPPGAAAGMLVGGGSAFVAVAATMAGFPGSGPLHALLAWPALWSVPLGFLTMVLVSLATPGRVPTGTEAILARFHLPEELRAEVKA, via the coding sequence GTGAACTCCGGCTACGCCGTCCCGGCGGTGGCCCTGGTGGTCGTGGCGACCGTCCTCGTCGGCGCCTTCGGCCTGCGCGTCTCGCGCACCACCTCCGACTTCTACGTCGCCTCCCGCACCGTCGGCCCCCGCCTCAACGCCGCCGCCATCAGCGGCGAGTACCTCTCCGCCGCCTCCTTCCTCGGCATCGCCGGACTGGTCCTGATCCAGGGCCCCGACATGCTCTGGTACCCGGTCGGCTACACCGCCGGCTACCTGGTGCTGCTGCTGTTCGTCGCCGCCCCGCTGCGCCGCTCCGGCGCATACACGCTGCCCGACTTCGCCGAGGCCCGGCTCGCCTCCTACGGCGTACGGCGGCTGGCCGGGGCCTTCGTCGTCGGCGTCGGATGGCTCTACCTGCTGCCCCAGCTCCAGGGCGCGGGGCTGACCCTCACGGTCCTCACCGGCGCCCCCGACGGGCTCGGCGGGGTCATCGTCGCGTTCGTCGTAGTGGCCACCGTCGCGGCCGGCGGCATGCGCAGCATCACCTTCGTGCAGGCCTTCCAGTACTGGCTCAAGCTCACCGCCCTGCTCGTCCCCGCCCTCTTCCTGGCCCTGGCCTGGCAGAGCGACGGAGCGCCCCACCACGCCTTCGCCGAACCGGCGACCTTCCGCGAACAGCGCTCCGTACGCGTCGCCGACAGCCTCGACCTCCGGCTCGAACGACCCCTGACCGTCACCGTGACCGGCACGGTCGACGGTTCCCCGCACGACGGCGGGCACGTGCGGCTCGCGGCCGGCACCCACCACATCGCGCAGGGCACTCGGCTCACCTTCGCCAAGGGCACCGCCGTCCCCTCCGCCGACCCCGGCACCAACGGCGGCATGTCCACCTCCCTCGCCTCGGGCCGCGAGGAACGCCCGCTGTACGCCACGTACGGACTGATCCTCGCCACCTTCCTCGGCACCATGGGCCTGCCGCACGTCGTCGTCCGCTTCTACACCAGCCCGCACGGCGTCGCCGCCCGCCGCACCACGGTCGCCGTCCTCGGCCTGATCGGCGCCTTCTACCTGCTGCCGCCCCTCTACGGCGCCCTCGGCCGCCTCTACACCCCCGAACTCGCCCTCAGCGGCGACGCGGACGCCGCCGTCCTGCTCCTGCCGGACCGCATGATCGGCGGCGTCGGCGGCGACCTGCTCGGCGCCCTGCTGGCGGGCGGGGCCTTCGCCGCGTTCCTGTCCACGGCGTCCGGACTGACCATGGCCGTCGCCGGCGTCCTCACCCAGGACGTCCTGCCGACCCGCGGCGTACGGCACTTCAGGCTCGGCACCGTGCTCGCCATGGCCGTGCCGCTCGCCGCCAGTCTGCTGGTCGGCGGCCTGCCCGTGGCCGACGCGGTCGGCCTGGCCTTCGCCGTGTCCGCGTCCTCGTTCTGCCCGCTGCTCGTGCTCGGCATCTGGTGGCGGCGGCTGACCCCGCCCGGCGCGGCGGCCGGCATGCTGGTCGGGGGCGGCTCGGCGTTCGTGGCGGTGGCCGCGACGATGGCCGGCTTCCCCGGCTCGGGCCCGCTGCACGCCCTGCTGGCCTGGCCGGCGCTCTGGTCGGTGCCGCTGGGCTTCCTCACCATGGTGCTGGTGTCCCTGGCGACGCCCGGGCGGGTGCCGACGGGCACGGAGGCGATCCTGGCGCGGTTCCACCTGCCGGAGGAACTGCGGGCGGAGGTGAAGGCGTGA
- a CDS encoding type 1 glutamine amidotransferase has product MSDNQLRIVWIYPDLLSTYGDQGNALVVERRARQRGLDVARLDVRSDQPIPTSGDIYLIGGGEDRPQRLAAERLRRDGGLHRAVGNGAIVFSVCAGYQILGHEFINDLGQREPGLGLLDVVSVRGEGQRCVGDVLADIDPRLGLPPLTGFENHQGVTHLGPSARPLAQVKLGNGNGTGDGTEGAYNDTVFGTYMHGPVLARNPLIADLLLKLALDVNALPPTDDRWYEALRNERIASAQQPA; this is encoded by the coding sequence GTGAGCGACAACCAACTGCGGATCGTCTGGATCTACCCCGACCTGCTCAGCACCTACGGCGACCAGGGCAACGCCCTCGTCGTGGAGCGCCGGGCCCGGCAGCGCGGCCTGGACGTGGCCCGGCTCGACGTGCGCAGCGACCAGCCGATCCCGACGTCGGGTGACATCTACCTCATCGGCGGCGGCGAGGACCGGCCCCAGCGGCTGGCGGCCGAGCGGCTGCGCCGCGACGGTGGCCTGCACCGGGCCGTCGGGAACGGCGCGATCGTCTTCTCCGTCTGCGCCGGCTACCAGATCCTGGGCCACGAGTTCATCAACGACCTCGGCCAGCGCGAGCCGGGCCTCGGCCTGCTCGACGTGGTCTCGGTCCGCGGAGAGGGCCAGCGGTGCGTCGGCGACGTGCTCGCCGACATCGACCCGCGCCTCGGCCTGCCCCCGCTGACCGGCTTCGAGAACCACCAGGGCGTCACCCACCTCGGCCCGTCGGCCCGCCCCCTCGCCCAGGTCAAACTCGGCAACGGCAACGGCACGGGAGACGGCACGGAGGGCGCGTACAACGACACGGTCTTCGGTACGTACATGCACGGGCCGGTGCTGGCCCGCAACCCGCTGATCGCCGACCTGCTGCTGAAGCTGGCGCTCGACGTGAACGCGCTCCCCCCGACCGACGACCGGTGGTACGAGGCGCTGCGCAACGAGCGCATCGCGTCGGCTCAGCAGCCCGCCTGA